TACTCATCAAATGTTATGCTGATCAATATATAATTGCTGCATCTTTTGTTCTCTGGCCTTTATGGTTACTTCATACTTCACATCTGTTGGGCTGAGTTGTTGTCTTTATCCCTTCGGCAGACTAGAAAAGAATTATCTAATGTTGAGGATCCATTTGATGCTCCTACATATAATATCCCAGACAAACCTGTGACGTTTACGGAGGGAGCTAGCTACAGTCTGATCATCCTTGTCGGGCTTGGGATTGCAGCTGCTGCAGGATATGCTGTCTTCAAGGAGTTGATATTTCAACCAAAAGAGTAAGTGTCAAATGCCTAGTTGGTGATTGGGTTACTAAGTTTCTCCCTCTGTTATTTGCACCCTAATTCAAAACTATGGTTTTATAGGTATAAGATATTCAACCAAGCTCTAGAAAGAATTCAGAACGAAAGCCAGGTTTGTGAAAAATAGTTGTTCTGAAGCATGAGCATCAAAATGAGATGTTAGGGGCCctattttggatgaatttgacaTATATTAGCTTCATAAACTATAAGTATGTTTCTGTTTTTCTTAGATGCAGCAATAGTGCATGTTTCTGTTTTTCTTAGATGCATCAATTCGTGCCCTGAGGCTTGAGACGGTTCAACAGACAGCCATGTTTTATATGACTCTAAGCATTTTGAAGTACCAATTAGGGGTGGTCATTGTAATTCTATGTCACATGGGATTACATTTGTTTCTGTCAGGTTAGGGTGAGAATTGGACATCCTATTACCGGCTATGGTCAAGAAACTAGAAATCGTGCTGCCCGCCAACGTATTCCAAACAGGATATACACGGACGAAAATGGTGTAGAGCATGTGGAGGTCATTCTCTAATCTTTAGTAGTTTATCGAAAAAAGAGTCTTTCGTATTTGTTAGCTGCTTATAAGCAACTTTGTATTACTGCAATTTTTTAGCGTCCTAGATCACTCGTATGCAAATTTTGATCTGGTGATTGCATcccattataaaataaaaaaaataaaaaacaaaaagcaGGTTAATTTCTATATTCGTGGACCCCATGGAGCCGGGAAAGTATTTGCAGAAATGTTCAAAGACAAAACAGACAACAAATGGAAGTATACGTACTTGATAGTTCAGATCAATTCCCCTTCACGGGCAGAACTAATGCTGGAGTCTTATTTACCGGCAGCTGAGATGAGGTCTTCCACAAACTAACATGGGATTGAACAATTTTCTGGATGTTGAGCTTTGTTTTTGTGTCCCTCATTTAATCATAGTCACCTCTAGTTGCCCTCTACTGGAAtgaggtaaaaaaaaaaagtgtttggGGATTTTATAGATTTGATTGAGAATTGTTTGTCCATTCTCCTTCTAATTGTGAATGGAGTTAGGTTTTTGTTATTCATTTTAACTTTACCCCTTGGTGATGGTGGATGCATGGCATGGATTGATTCTATACAAGTTACAGTGAATAATATACCAGCAGTGCAGCCCCTCCCCATGTTTCGGATATTATTTGATGGATTTGTCTTATTCTTACCAGATTCACAGCCTCGTAATTTGCTGTACCGGGCTAAACATTTACTGTCAGAAAATGGCAATACCAGTCATTACAACTTGAAGCTTATGTTTCTGGTATATTCTCTGTGGAACATGTTAGATGAAGTCAACTGCCATAAGAAACAATTCCCATTGATTTTTTCTTCAAAAATCTGTCCAACTCTCCTAATAATTTAGTTATTGAAAATGAGTCGCATACACTAAAGGGCAAAGTTACGATAAAAGACggtaaataattcaattcaattattTATACAAAAACGGATTCATTTGAAGCTTCATTTTTATATATGCATTAGTGAAAAGAGGAAGCCGGAAGTATGGAGCACTGAACGTAACAACTAGAATATGattgaaaataaagttaaaaaagTTTAGCAATTAATACGAATAATGAAATAGATGCCATTTTATCACTTGTCTTCCTCCTCCTGCAACTTTTCCCACACCCAGACTACTGCTTCCTCAATTGGGTTGGAGCTTGGAAGGAACATGCCACTTCTATAAATGATATGATCATATCTGCTCCGCCCACTATCACTTATTTTTATCCAAAGTTTATGTTTGACATGAAAATTAAATCACAGTTATTGATGATATTTGCTACTAGGTACATGTCTACAAGATAAAACTAACAATGCTTAGAAACAAAGCCAATAATGTAAcgccctaacccgtatctgttgccgAAATAGAGTTACAGAGCATTTCCGAAATTTACAAATCAAATAACAGACATTTCATGTCTTCTAGCATTCATATcagaaaccaatcaaaatcaattatattgtcccttataaaagCCCTCGAAGCTCAAaatatacattagaaacaagtcgggacttgATCGGGTACTCAAAAAATTTTTcagaaaacatcaaaatttttctgaggtgcaggggacgcaagcccgtgtctcaggccgtgtgggcttACGAAATAGGGGCACACAACCGTGTCCCAACTTGTGTCCAAACTTGTgagctctctgacttgggtcacacggccaagccacacgcccatgtgttaagTCGTCTGAACAatttgagcatactgacttgagtcacacggccaagccacacgcccgtgtgctaggctatgtgagcattctgttttgtgcAAATTCAGGAGacatgggacacacggccatgtcatctagtcgtgtgtcacacacggttgagacacacgcccgtgtctctacccatgtggacgaaaataTGCCATTTTACAAGCTAAATTTTTCACCCAATTTTGTGTCAACCTACAATCAACATTATACATATCAACAAGCCAAACTTAGGCatccaaaacaagccaaaataaGTGGCTAAACTGAACAAATTACATATAGACCACATTaaacaaaatacctatacattccattataaccaaaatcaaaacatttgaAAGCACCGATAgaaccgatggatagtgtgatataactcctacaagcttccaacccaatcgAGTTTCTAATAATCTAAAAAGTAAAGGAAAACAACTACGTaaacaatgaatgcttagtaaactcgtataaactttaatcatatcaaTCAAATTCATTATGAAATTTACACTTACCAAGAATAAACATTTACTGATACCACACGATTCAAGAAACCATATTCAACAACTCACAAAATGAGTAAATCCATAGCATCACTTATATATATTATCCCAAGTATAGTGGAGTTTTAAACAATTTTATATTCTTCCAAATTTCTCTATTCTCATTTGTATTTCTTTACTTATCACGCCTATTccatatgcataacacacaagTCATAAGCATATCATACCACCATAGCAACAAGCTAGTGCATGCAAACACAGCCCTTTTAAATTAATCACATGATAagtcatttcataagaaattgtATAACTTAAAActtaccactctttcatgagtataagtatattttcatttgagcacttaccatttcaatgcatcttataattaaacatattgTCATTCAACCAACagcttggcacttgcctaagcatcaaacaacaacacttgttagcgtacttgaacatatttcatataatttcaacatCGTTAACCTTATAATCTCAatatgtcacacttgagtttattactcgtctcaacttacataattttcatgtatcaacatatcaaaatattgatatatatatatatatacacatatcatgatacatatcattctcttaccatttcttcatatacatatatcatccaaGAAAACTACCAATATTTTACCATTCGAAGAACAACTTAAGGATTTGAGTTCATCGACTCGAAAGCTGAACAGAAACTCATAAGAGCTAaacagaaactcataagagttgaacagaagctcgtaagagcctaacagaaactcataagagttgaatagaagctcgtaagagctaaacagaaactcataagagttgaaCAGAAGCTCGTAAGTGTTGAACAAAAATTCGTATGAGTTAAacaaaagctcataagagctaaataGAAAGTAAAACACGAGAGTTTGCAATAAATGCTGAACcctggtttacttgggtaatttgtcAATATCTTCCTCCAATGCCGTCAATGCGTCAAATCACGATTGTACTCAAATCCCGCGTTCAATCCAAACTGAGTATTAAATTCGATAATATTTTTCCAacaataattcaattccaataatagaacacacacatatatatattaccaATCACCAATTAACATTCactttaatcaaaattatacagaatacagttcatacgaacttacctggataaattgtagaaataccaagatttagggacattttaaaattttttcattttcctcgattttccactcgaccttgatataaattaataatttcattcaatatattaatttagacaataaaacaattcatttaatGCAATTTTAGtcttttgatatttttacaaaattactcctaaaattttacttttattcaatttaatccatgagcccaaaacatgcaaattaaccatttttattgcaaatccatgctagctgaatattcatggcATTCATTATAGCCCGTTTGCCAATAATTTCATGacaaatccttgtatttttactaaCTTAACAAATTAATTCTTAatcaaaaattcatcaaaatcacttaacaaaatacttttaaataacaactaatatctCAAATTTATCATTTAGCATAAAAAATCATATAGATTCATCAATAGAAAcatccaaaatctttaacaaaatcaaaaactaaagtaagattaaattagagttaattacaacaatctcaaaaacataaaaattataaaaaaaagcaAAATTGAACTCATATaaggcaaaaatattaaaaacatgctTGAGCTCTCTCCTTGTGTTTTTAACAGAAAATTGGAGAAGAAAAACCTAGAaccttttaaatttcaatttgtcttatttaatttcaatataattacaatattgccattatttcttttattttattatttttattcatatGCCGCCTCATCCATTAATTTAGGCATATTTATCATTTAAGTCTCTCCTTATTTATTAATCAAACCATTTagtcatattattattataattaacaagttttacacctttttcaatttaattctttttaattaattaacggtctaaacgttaaaattttcaacaaaactttaatactaccttaatgacactccataaatatttataaaaatatttacaactcagtttatagaaatgatGTCACGATACCTCATTTTTAAAATCACTTGAATTAAGATTTTATCACTCGAACCTAATAATTCATTATAAGACATAAAttattaattcaaaaaaaaatttaaaccatatttgactagtaaatattaaataataaaatttacgagTTTATTCGCCGAATTTAATCCCCTCGAATCACTATTTCTAACACCACtaaaaatcgagctattacaaacaatatatattatattatatatatgataattGATAACAATACTTGCCGTGCCGACCACCATTTACTACAAACATCGTT
Above is a genomic segment from Gossypium arboreum isolate Shixiya-1 chromosome 8, ASM2569848v2, whole genome shotgun sequence containing:
- the LOC108463944 gene encoding probable mitochondrial import inner membrane translocase subunit TIM21 isoform X1 — translated: MQNIRRSIISSRSRWSGSFRSFVESKLYLDDFASAAKRFSAVGNSNFTRQYVTGANNMSKGVLGATGIPLPFRGHCGRDCIVRFQASVPHIENHGSKIISTCFARSFASRTSKQSKETSETRKELSNVEDPFDAPTYNIPDKPVTFTEGASYSLIILVGLGIAAAAGYAVFKELIFQPKEYKIFNQALERIQNESQVRVRIGHPITGYGQETRNRAARQRIPNRIYTDENGVEHVEQVNFYIRGPHGAGKVFAEMFKDKTDNKWKYTYLIVQINSPSRAELMLESYLPAAEMRSSTN
- the LOC108463944 gene encoding probable mitochondrial import inner membrane translocase subunit TIM21 isoform X2 — protein: MQNIRRSIISSRSRWSGSFRSFVESKLYLDDFASAAKRFSAVGNSNFTRQYVTGANNMSKGVLGATGIPLPFRGHCGRDCIVRFQASVPHIENHGSKIISTCFARSFASRTSKQSKETSETRKELSNVEDPFDAPTYNIPDKPVTFTEGASYSLIILVGLGIAAAAGYAVFKELIFQPKEYKIFNQALERIQNESQVRVRIGHPITGYGQETRNRAARQRIPNRIYTDENGVEHVEVNFYIRGPHGAGKVFAEMFKDKTDNKWKYTYLIVQINSPSRAELMLESYLPAAEMRSSTN